The following DNA comes from Cytophagales bacterium.
CAGTAGCCACACCGCCCCCCATATAGATGTACGGGTAAGTAAAATAATTGATGATGGAATCTTCTTTGAGGTCGTTTGAGAACTGGATGTTGCTCGTGGATTTGGCAACTTTCTCAAAGACTTTGGGTCCACTGACCTCTTCCTTCTTTTCTTCTGGTGTGGTACAAGCGGCCATCACAACCAATGCGCACCACCGCATACACTGCTTCAACTTCATCATACTTTCAAAAAATGGTCAACCAGGTGATAGATCCCTGAATATTCCTTTAAAAATAAAGGCTATTCCCTAGTCGGGAATAGCCTTTTATATGAATTAACAATTTGTAATAGCGATTAGTATCCAGGATTCTGAATCAGAATATCTGACCCTAATAAATCAATCTCAGACTGTGGAAGAGGCAAATACTCGTTGGTACCAGCCGTGAAGCTTGCTCCAGTATATGCTCCGCTTAAAAGCGTACTTTCATAAGCCAGGAACGCATTGATCTCAGAAGCAGCAATGCCCCATCTTACCAAATCGTAAAGACGGTGACCTTCACCAGAAAGTTCAAGCTTACGCTCCATTCTTACAGCCGATCGAGCCTCAGCCTGATCTGCAAATGCAGTGTACTGGGCTACGTTATAGGTAGCAGCTGGAGCAGATCCATCGTCAAGCATTACAGGAGAAGCAGCAGCTCTCGCTCTTACCTGGTTGATGTAACCTAGCGCAACATTCAAATCACCTACTTCAATTTCAGCTTCTGCAGCCATCAACAATACATCTGCAAATCGGATGATTGTATAGTTAACTGCCGTGTAACCAGGTGTCCATGAGCTACCATCATTCTCTGTTCCGATACCACCTTGGTAGTAAATGAACTTCTTTGGAGAATATGGTCCACCATTAGATGCCTGACGTACCCAGTCATTACCAGGGTGAGGCCCCCAATCCAGGTAAGGAATACCTCTTCTTCCTACAGAGTGATCCAATCGAGGATCAAGGTTACCGGCATCAGGAGTAAATGCATCCCCACTAGCCAAACCAAAATCATTCACAAGTGCATTACCTGCGTCGTTGTAAGAACCATCCAACAAAGGCAATCCGTCTGCTCCAGTTCTGAATGAGTTCGCTAACTCAAAGCTAGGCTGGAAGAATCCACAACATCCACCTGGTCGAGCAGGTCCTGCACTTCCGTGAGGGAAGTTCAATACCAAACCTGGGTTCGCGTTGTTGATCGTTCCTGTCCCTGCAGCAGCTTGAGAGGCAAATACAGACTCAGCGCTATTATCCGTTAAAGAACGGAATGCATCGGCATAGTTAGCTACAAGTGCGTAAGGCTGACCATTGGCAGTTACACCATTGGCAATTACGTCGTTCAACGTCGTTCTGGCCGCTGCAAAATTGCCTTGGAAAAGTTGTGCTTTACCCAAGTAAGCTCTTGCAGCCCAGCTATTGGCTCTACCCGCTTGTGACTGAGTAGCAGGAAGATTATCTGCAGCAAACTGGAAGTCTGCTTCGATCATTGGCCACAACGACGTGTTGTTAGAGATCGGACTAATTTCATCCCAGGTCTCATCTACATAAGGTACATCGTTGAAGATTTTCTTCAAATCGAAATAATAGTGACCTCTCAAGAAACGTGCTTCAGCTCTTGCCTGAGTGATTGCAGCTGTACTGGCAGAACCAGTTTCTTCAGCAACATTCGCCAAACGAAGCGTTGCATTAGCTCTCGCGATACCCTCGAACACCCGAGCATATTTCGATCTGATAGAAGCATTGGTCGTCTGAGGGTTATATGTCTGGATCTCATTTACCTGAGACTGGTCACCAGGATCAGAACCCTTATTGGCATCTCCACCCAAAACTGAACCCCAAAACCAGTTGGAAGCGTCAGTATAGAATCCGCCTCTTCCCAACAACACACTATACGTTCCAATAACTGAACCGTCTAGTCCCGCAGCAGTGGACAACTCATTTGAACTCAAAGAGTTCGTAGGCGCCACCTCCAAAAACTCATCCTTACAGGCCGTCATCACCACTCCAAACGTGAGTAAAGTGACGACTAGAAACTTATATTTATTCATTTTCAATTGAGTGAATTAAAATGTTGCTTGTACACCAAATGTAAAACTTCTAGTGATAGGGAAGTTACCCAAATCAATACCGAAGTTAACGTCTGCATTCCCGCCGACACTTGGATCAAGTCCATCGTATCCGGTGATAGTCAACAAGTTGTTGACAGATCCAGTCACACGTATTTTAGACAATCCCCAGGTATTTATAAGACTAGCTGGCAGATTGTAACCTAACGTAAGGTTCTGAATACGGAAGTAAGAACCATCCTCTACGTAGAAAGAGTTAGACTGGGTATTTGTACTGAAGTTTGATACGTTTTCAAACAAAGGAATGTCCCCTGAAGGATTATCAAACGTCCATGAATCCTTCACATCAGAGCTGATCGCAGCACCTGGGAACAAAGGATATAGGTGAGTAAAAGTCTTAGAGATATTGTAAATCTCATTTCCTACAGATAAGAATGAATAAATCTCAAGATCGAATCCTTTCCAGTTGAACTTAGCAGTAAGACCGCCAGTGAAATCAGGAACTGGGCTTCCAAGGAATACCCGGTCTTCAGTGGTGATTTCTCCATCACCATCGACATCACGGAATCGGAAACGTCCAGGAGCAGCACCAGCCTGAGTTGCAGCGCTAGCTACCTCAGCATCGTCACGGAAAATACCTTGAACATCATATCCGAAGAATGAAGAGATAGACTGTCCAACAGCATTTCTTGTTGCACGAATTCCTCGATAATCTAAACTACCGTCTTCGATGAAGTCGATACCTGGAGCAAATGCTCTGATCTCATTGGTAAGGAAACCTCCGTTAACAGTTATTTCATACCCGATATCGCCATTGATATTACCCTTGTTGATAATGGTCAAATCAATACCTGTGTTTCTCATTTCACCAACGTTCACAGAAGGTGCACTTGCAAATTCACCCGCTTGAACTGTTACAGGAACTGTGAACAACAAATCTTCTGTGTCTTTTCTCCAGAATTCGATACCGAAATCGAGTTTATCATCGAAGAACAAGGCATCAATACCAAAGTTTGAGGTAACTGCTCTTTCCCATTTCGCGTTAGGGTTACCAATTCTTGATCGGAAGAATCCGGCAGCTGCTCCAGAGTTAGAACCAGCAATATCATAACTTGACGAGCCCAGGTTCGTTCCAAACAGGCTGAACTGGTTATTAGGATCTACGTTGTTGGAGTTACCGATGATTCCGTATCCTCCTCTAAGTTTCAAATCACTTAACCAGGTTACACCTTGCATAAAAGGCTCATCAGAGAGTCTCCAGGCAACTGAAACTGCAGGGAATGTACCGTATCTGTTAGCAGCTCCAAAACGAGAAGAACCATCACGACGTACTACCAGGTCAATGATGTACTTATCCATCAAGTCATACGTCACTTTACCAAAGTAAGAAGAGAAGTTCACTCCTGAAGAGTGGCTACCATTTACTACCGGAGACTGAACGTTTGACAAGGAAACGAAATCCGGGTTCTGAGAGAACGGATTGATACCAGAACCATTGATCTGTCTGAATGTTCCAGCATTCAATGCTTCCTGACCTGCCAATGCCTTGATTCGATGCTCACCGAATTCAATTTCATATTGCAAAGTATTGGTCACTACCCAGTTGGAGAAGATCTGAGCTCCCTGGTTGAAACCAAAAGATGAGTTATTCTCTGAGTTCTCATATTGTCTTCTGGTGTAACCTCTGAATTGAACACCGAAATACTGTCCACCAAAGCTGGTCTTGAACACCAGGTTTTCAACAGGCTCGAACTTCAAGTAAACATTACCAAATGCTTGTGTAGAGAAACCACGGTCGTTTCGGCTTCCGTCTAATTGAGCTACAGGGTTTCTAGGGTTGTTAAAACCTTGCGCCGCTGTACCCGCATATCCACCAAACTCATCAAACACAGGAATGATCGGTGACATTCTTTGTGCTGAAAGAATCACGTTCTCATCATCAGATGAACCTGAACCACCACCAGCACCAAAGATGTTTCGAGTAGATCGATAGGTCATTTGGATGTTTTCTCCAATGCTCAGTTTTCCATCAGGAAGAAGATCGAACTCGGAGTTCACACGGAAATTAGCACGCTGGAATCTCTGGTGTAGTACAATACCTTGCTGATCCTGAAGTCCAATACCAACATAGTAACGGCTACCTTCGCCACCACCCTGGATTCCAATGCTGTGACGGTTGATATTACCCGTACGAGTAATGGCATCATACCAGTCAGTACCCGCTCTGTTGGCTCTAACTACTTGATAAATTCCTCCTGCATCAGGATCGATGTTATAGTTAGCCGCTTCTGCCGCCAGGTTCACTGTTCCGGTAACTCCTGAATTAGGACCTACTAAAAGGTAATCAGGAAGAACAGGAGAATCACCCGTCCCATATTGAGGATGGTTGAAAGAAGGTGTTTCGCCAGCATTTCTCGCAGCGTTTCTGATTGCCGCCCAGGTCCAGTCTGCCTGTTCCTGTGGATTCAACATATCAGGACCATTACCAGGTGTGGTAACACCAGACATGCCATTGTAGGTAACCGTCAATTCCTTCTTACCTTTTTTACCCTGATGAGTCGTGTAAACAATTACCCCACCAGCTGCACGTGCTCCATAGATAGAAGCGGCAGTTGCATCTTTCAATACGGTAGTAGAAGCAATATCGTCAGGAGACAACCAATCGATAGAACCTACTGGCACCCCATCAACAATATAGAGAGGAGCATTTCCACCTAGTGCGCCATAACCACGTACACGAACCTGACTGGTTGTTCCAGGCTGTCCGTTCGTAATTACCGTCACACCAGCAACACGTCCTTGCAATTGCTGCTCCACGTTTCCGGAAGGTTGTGCTCTAAGATCTTCCGCTTTGATAGTAGAAACAGAACCTGGTGTTTTCCTTCTTTGGTCCACAGAGTATCCAGTCACTACTACTTCTTCCAACTCCTCAACGTCTACTTCCAACTGCACATCTACTACGGATCGCGCACCTACGGCAACTTCCTGAGTAGCAAAACCAATCGCACTGATCACCAATGTAGCATTATTGCCATCTATTGCGATGGAATAACCTCCGTTGATATCAGTAACCGAACCTGTTGATGTTCCTTTTAACACCACGTTCACACCGGGGAGCCCTTCACCTGTATCATCGGTGATACTGCCCGTTACTGTTCGATTCTGGCCAAAGGCTGTCGTCGAACACAAGCCAATGAGTAGCACAATCACCGAGTAACGCATGGTGTTCCAAAGATTGGCTGCTCTTAGACCTAAGTACATGTTCTTCATACTTTAGATTTAGATAGTTTGAAATAATCCTGACACTATTTTACAATAATGCCAACCACTCCAGTCGAAGCGGTCTTCAAACTTCGAAAAATACAACTTTCAGCCTCGTGGGGAAAACGTCCAGATTGCAGGGGTAAATGATGCAAACGATTGGAATATGTCCTTTCAGGGCTTTTGATTGGACATTTGAGCGTACTCTGAAGGGTTAGATCCAAATTGTTTTTTGAAACAGTACCGGAAATATTGGAGGTCATTAAAGCCCACATAATAGGTAACTTCGGAGATCGTCATCTCCTGCTGCTTCAGTAATTGGGCTGCTCGCTTCAGTCGGAAAGACCTAATGAATTCGTTGGCTGACTGACCCACGAGACCTTTGAGTTTTCTGTAGAGTTGCGTCCGGCTTAGTCCCAATTCCCTATAGAGATCATCGACCCCAAAATTGGAATTACTGAGATTTTCTTCCAGACACTTGATGGCTTTTTTCAAAAACTCCTGATCCTTGCTGGCGATCTTTAAATCCCGCGGCTCTACATGGGTCTCCTGCAATGCCGTAAGTTGTTGCCGCATCTGATCCCGCGTCTTGAGCATGTTCTTGATTCGCAACTCCAGCAGCTTCGGATTGAAAGGTTTTGTCACGTAATAATCTGCGCCCAGTTCAAATCCTTTTTCCGTACTTTCACCAGAAGCCTTAGCTGTCAACAAGATGATCGGAATGTGTGATGTTTTCTCATCACTCTTGATCTTTTGACAAAGTTCATAGCCATTCATTCGAGGCATGATGATGTCAGACACGATCACATCCGGAATTTTCTCCACCGCTGCTTCATACGCTTCCTCACCATTGGTCGTTTCTATGATGCGATAATCACTTACCAGGTACTCTGAAATGAAAAGGCGCATGTCCTCATTATCTTCGGCAATGAGGACCAAAGGCAGATCTTCTTCAGGTATACTATCCTGCTCAATCTCTTCTTCCAGCGGTCCACTGTTCTTCACCATCTCCAATTCCTTGAAGTCTTCTTCAAAATGGTGACTCGATTCCTCGTCCAAAATCGTGTCTTCTGGCAGGTGGTCCATTCCTTTTAATAAATAGACCGTAAAAGTTGTGCCTTCTCCAGCCTGACTTTCCACCTCGATTTTGCCTTTGTGCAGGTCGATAACCTCCTTGGTAAGAGCCAATCCAATACCTGACCCTTTCTTATCTCCGTTATCGATCTGATAAAATCGGTCGAAAATGTAATCGAGCTGATCCTCCGGAATACCGATACCTGCATCTTTGACCATGATCTTGATGGCATTCGGGGTATCTTGTACATCTACCTCAATCTTTTTGAATTCGGGGGTAAACTTGAATGCATTGGAAAGCAGGTTGATCACAACCTTCTCTATTTTATCCGGCTCAAAATAAATTTCGACGGCTTCCTCCGGGAACGTACACTTGTAATCAATGAATTGTCGCTCAGCGTAACTGGTGAATGCGTGGGCAATAGGTTTCAGGAATTTCACAATATCCAGCTTGCTTGCCTTCAATTTAACAGCTCCTGATTCAAGACGTGAGAGGTCCAGTATCTGATTGATCAGTCGCAGGAGGCGCTCTGCATTTCTGGACATGATCCGGTACTGACTCACTGGATCCCCTTTATAAGTTCCCGCAATCAATGACTTCAACGGTCCCATGATCAAGGTAAGTGGCGTACGAAATTCATGTGAAATGTTAGCAAAGAACCTCGACTTAAGCTTGTTCATGTCTTGCATACGTGTCAATTGGCCATGCTCCGTCTGCAATTGGTTCTTAAGACGTTCCCTATTGATGATCCCTCGTCGGAACAAGAACAGCAAAAACAAAAAGAACAACAGGTATACTAAAACCGCCAAATTGGAAAAGAACCAGGGCCTTCTGACAATCACGGTAATACTGGCACCAGTCTCATTCCATACATCATCATTGTTGGATCCTTTTGCCATAAACGTGTAGGCTCCCGGTAGCACATTGGTGTAAGTGATATTGCGACCGTCCTCCGAAGTGATCCAATCATCGTCATAGCCCTTGAGCATGTAGGCATATTGATTTTTGTTGGGTTGTGAGAAATTGAGCACCGAAAACTGAAAGGAAAAGTCATTCTCATTGTATTTCAATTCAATCTTATTATCCGGAAAGGCATCATCCAGAGAAGCCATTTTGGTGAAGTTCATATCCTCTCTTCCCGTCACCTGAAAGCCAGTCAGTACTACTTCAGGAATGGCTTCATTTCGTTTGATATCCGTAGGATGAAATTTAAAATACCCCTTGTTAGACCCGAAATACAATTCTCCTGTACTGGAAACCAGGCTTGCACTTTTTGTGAATTCGACACTTTTGATCCCATCATCCTGATCGAAACGCATGATATCCAACTCCGGAGAAACCCGGCAAAGGCCATCAGCTGTCCCCAACCAGATGTAACCATTTTCATCTTCTTCAATGGACAACACAATATTACTGGACAACCCATCAGATTTGGTCAGGTTCACAAACTCGGTATCGCCAGCGCGTAGCAGACTCACCCCACCGCCGAAGGTGGCAAACCAAAGATCTCCATTCGGGCTCTGATGGATATGAGCGATCACATCGTGACTAAGATTACCAAAACTTTTGAAGTCGGTAGAGAAATTATCTTTGGAAACGATGTTGTAATTCTCATCTACTTTGATCCGATCCAGACCTGAACCTTCGGTACCCAACCAAATGGTACCGGGCTCGGTTTCCAGCATGCTTCTGATCTTCTGATTGCTAATGCTGACGGGATCATCCTGAGAATAAAAAAGCCGCTTCAGGAGTTGACCCTCCTTATTATAGATATTTATACCATCGCGAAAAATAGAGATCCACATATTGCCACGGCTATCTTCCATCAGGAAAAAAGCATGTGAACCGGATAGTGAGTTTGGATCTTCGGGATCAAACAATATCTTATCAAATTGCTGGGTGTCATTTCTTAAAATAGAAACTCCACCTTCCCAGGAGGCTACCCACAGATCTTCATTACTGTGTTTTAGCAATGACAAAACAGCATCACCAGCTATATTACGTGGGCCTGTCCCTTCTCGAAACAGTTCCATTTTACCTGTGCTGTAATCAAGGAAATTCAACCCTCCTCCATCGGTACCGATCCAAAGCCCTTTATCTCCTTCTTCCACGAAAGAGCTCACGAGATCATATCCGACAGTATTTCTTTGCATCGGATTTTGACGGTATTGCCGGATGACCGTATGCAGTGGATCAATTTTATCCAGTCCATTATTATAAGTCCCAATCCAGATCACCCCACTTTTGTCCTGAAACAACGACCAAATAGAATTACCGGAAATACCATT
Coding sequences within:
- a CDS encoding RagB/SusD family nutrient uptake outer membrane protein, which translates into the protein MNKYKFLVVTLLTFGVVMTACKDEFLEVAPTNSLSSNELSTAAGLDGSVIGTYSVLLGRGGFYTDASNWFWGSVLGGDANKGSDPGDQSQVNEIQTYNPQTTNASIRSKYARVFEGIARANATLRLANVAEETGSASTAAITQARAEARFLRGHYYFDLKKIFNDVPYVDETWDEISPISNNTSLWPMIEADFQFAADNLPATQSQAGRANSWAARAYLGKAQLFQGNFAAARTTLNDVIANGVTANGQPYALVANYADAFRSLTDNSAESVFASQAAAGTGTINNANPGLVLNFPHGSAGPARPGGCCGFFQPSFELANSFRTGADGLPLLDGSYNDAGNALVNDFGLASGDAFTPDAGNLDPRLDHSVGRRGIPYLDWGPHPGNDWVRQASNGGPYSPKKFIYYQGGIGTENDGSSWTPGYTAVNYTIIRFADVLLMAAEAEIEVGDLNVALGYINQVRARAAASPVMLDDGSAPAATYNVAQYTAFADQAEARSAVRMERKLELSGEGHRLYDLVRWGIAASEINAFLAYESTLLSGAYTGASFTAGTNEYLPLPQSEIDLLGSDILIQNPGY
- a CDS encoding SusC/RagA family TonB-linked outer membrane protein — translated: MKNMYLGLRAANLWNTMRYSVIVLLIGLCSTTAFGQNRTVTGSITDDTGEGLPGVNVVLKGTSTGSVTDINGGYSIAIDGNNATLVISAIGFATQEVAVGARSVVDVQLEVDVEELEEVVVTGYSVDQRRKTPGSVSTIKAEDLRAQPSGNVEQQLQGRVAGVTVITNGQPGTTSQVRVRGYGALGGNAPLYIVDGVPVGSIDWLSPDDIASTTVLKDATAASIYGARAAGGVIVYTTHQGKKGKKELTVTYNGMSGVTTPGNGPDMLNPQEQADWTWAAIRNAARNAGETPSFNHPQYGTGDSPVLPDYLLVGPNSGVTGTVNLAAEAANYNIDPDAGGIYQVVRANRAGTDWYDAITRTGNINRHSIGIQGGGEGSRYYVGIGLQDQQGIVLHQRFQRANFRVNSEFDLLPDGKLSIGENIQMTYRSTRNIFGAGGGSGSSDDENVILSAQRMSPIIPVFDEFGGYAGTAAQGFNNPRNPVAQLDGSRNDRGFSTQAFGNVYLKFEPVENLVFKTSFGGQYFGVQFRGYTRRQYENSENNSSFGFNQGAQIFSNWVVTNTLQYEIEFGEHRIKALAGQEALNAGTFRQINGSGINPFSQNPDFVSLSNVQSPVVNGSHSSGVNFSSYFGKVTYDLMDKYIIDLVVRRDGSSRFGAANRYGTFPAVSVAWRLSDEPFMQGVTWLSDLKLRGGYGIIGNSNNVDPNNQFSLFGTNLGSSSYDIAGSNSGAAAGFFRSRIGNPNAKWERAVTSNFGIDALFFDDKLDFGIEFWRKDTEDLLFTVPVTVQAGEFASAPSVNVGEMRNTGIDLTIINKGNINGDIGYEITVNGGFLTNEIRAFAPGIDFIEDGSLDYRGIRATRNAVGQSISSFFGYDVQGIFRDDAEVASAATQAGAAPGRFRFRDVDGDGEITTEDRVFLGSPVPDFTGGLTAKFNWKGFDLEIYSFLSVGNEIYNISKTFTHLYPLFPGAAISSDVKDSWTFDNPSGDIPLFENVSNFSTNTQSNSFYVEDGSYFRIQNLTLGYNLPASLINTWGLSKIRVTGSVNNLLTITGYDGLDPSVGGNADVNFGIDLGNFPITRSFTFGVQATF
- a CDS encoding two-component regulator propeller domain-containing protein is translated as MRLDIGKKLNSYIFLILIAFLSEPLLANDTLVFHHIDAKLSQNTVTKIWQDQDGFMWFGSRHGLNKFDGRFFTQYFADTRDSSSLSDSRINDAAIDQSGNFWLGTDRGINFYNRKEGVFSRFMHDPDNPNSLGSNFVVSLFVDHEGVIWIGSEDKGLTRYHPEAGTFFRFRYNQDDPNSISGNQINAIEEDDQGNLWIGVRGGGINLYDRNSKRFISYKLHESQAGNSPRTLFPKANGLWIGSNKGLYSLTYVEGRYTIEPVIVPSQPELTASLAQATVLSLLEDQKGNLWIGTENDGLYLLDAQQTSLVHYVHARENENGISGNSIWSLFQDKSGVIWIGTYNNGLDKIDPLHTVIRQYRQNPMQRNTVGYDLVSSFVEEGDKGLWIGTDGGGLNFLDYSTGKMELFREGTGPRNIAGDAVLSLLKHSNEDLWVASWEGGVSILRNDTQQFDKILFDPEDPNSLSGSHAFFLMEDSRGNMWISIFRDGINIYNKEGQLLKRLFYSQDDPVSISNQKIRSMLETEPGTIWLGTEGSGLDRIKVDENYNIVSKDNFSTDFKSFGNLSHDVIAHIHQSPNGDLWFATFGGGVSLLRAGDTEFVNLTKSDGLSSNIVLSIEEDENGYIWLGTADGLCRVSPELDIMRFDQDDGIKSVEFTKSASLVSSTGELYFGSNKGYFKFHPTDIKRNEAIPEVVLTGFQVTGREDMNFTKMASLDDAFPDNKIELKYNENDFSFQFSVLNFSQPNKNQYAYMLKGYDDDWITSEDGRNITYTNVLPGAYTFMAKGSNNDDVWNETGASITVIVRRPWFFSNLAVLVYLLFFLFLLFLFRRGIINRERLKNQLQTEHGQLTRMQDMNKLKSRFFANISHEFRTPLTLIMGPLKSLIAGTYKGDPVSQYRIMSRNAERLLRLINQILDLSRLESGAVKLKASKLDIVKFLKPIAHAFTSYAERQFIDYKCTFPEEAVEIYFEPDKIEKVVINLLSNAFKFTPEFKKIEVDVQDTPNAIKIMVKDAGIGIPEDQLDYIFDRFYQIDNGDKKGSGIGLALTKEVIDLHKGKIEVESQAGEGTTFTVYLLKGMDHLPEDTILDEESSHHFEEDFKELEMVKNSGPLEEEIEQDSIPEEDLPLVLIAEDNEDMRLFISEYLVSDYRIIETTNGEEAYEAAVEKIPDVIVSDIIMPRMNGYELCQKIKSDEKTSHIPIILLTAKASGESTEKGFELGADYYVTKPFNPKLLELRIKNMLKTRDQMRQQLTALQETHVEPRDLKIASKDQEFLKKAIKCLEENLSNSNFGVDDLYRELGLSRTQLYRKLKGLVGQSANEFIRSFRLKRAAQLLKQQEMTISEVTYYVGFNDLQYFRYCFKKQFGSNPSEYAQMSNQKP